One genomic window of Scatophagus argus isolate fScaArg1 chromosome 16, fScaArg1.pri, whole genome shotgun sequence includes the following:
- the slc16a3a gene encoding monocarboxylate transporter 4-like — protein sequence MGGVSLDVDTGGVKAPDGGWGWAVLAGCFVITGFSYAFPKAVSVFFKELIREFGVGYSDTAWVSSILLAMLYGTGPVCSVLVNRFGCRPVMMVGGLFASLGMILASFSTSIIHIYLSAGVITGLGLALNFQPSLIMLNRYFSEKRPLANGLSAAGSPVALCCLSPLGQVLQYQYGWRGGFLILGGILLNCCVCAALMKPLTAPKNLKAKDPEQDNAEGTERKKPKAKLLDFSVFKDCGFLIYTVAASIMVLGLFVPPVFVVSYAKELGNEDTKSALLLSILGFIDIFARPTCGVIAGLKWVRPRCVYLFSFALIFNGTTDLIGSQAKDYTSLVVFCIFFGLSYGMVGALQFEVLMAIVGTEKFSSAIGLVLLMEAIAVLVGPPGAGRLLDATRNYMYVFLLAGSEVVLSAVVLATCNFLFTRKKSSEPADKLDNITVTDVSKTEVCSDAEMNDMEEKGTREEQEKEVLHELMEKETEKEKIEEVRPESVTVDKQEVERFLKEPQQNGEMAANPETCL from the exons ATGGGAGGCGTGTCACTGGATGTGGATACAGGAGGGGTGAAGGCTCCAGATGGAGGGTGGGGCTGGGCGGTGCTGGCAGGCTGTTTTGTCATCACAGGCTTCTCCTATGCCTTCCCGAAAGCAGTCAGTGTCTTTTTCAAAGAGCTGATCAGGGAGTTTGGAGTGGGATACAGCGACACTGCCTGGGTGTCCTCCATATTGCTGGCCATGTTGTACGGCACAG GTCCCGTCTGCAGTGTGCTGGTGAACCGCTTCGGCTGTCGTCCAGTGATGATGGTGGGCGGCCTCTTTGCCTCTCTGGGAATGATCCTGGCCTCCTTCTCCACCAGCATCATCCACATCTACCTCTCTGCTGGAGTCATTACAG GTTTGGGTTTAGCCCTAAACTTCCAACCATCTCTAATTATGCTCAACCGCTACTTCAGCGAGAAGCGTCCACTGGCCAATGGGCTATCAGCAGCAGGAAGCCCTGTGGCCCTGTGCTGCCTGTCACCACTGGGACAGGTCCTTCAGTACCAGTATGGTTGGAGGGGGGGCTTCCTCATTTTAGGTGGTATTCTACTcaactgttgtgtgtgtgcggctTTAATGAAGCCTCTGACCGCCCCCAAGAACCTCAAGGCTAAGGACCCAGAACAGGACAACGCGGAAGgtacagagaggaagaagccCAAAGCCAAACTGCTGGACTTCTCTGTGTTTAAAGACTGTGGGTTTCTCATCTACACTGTGGCAGCATCTATTATGGTGCTGGGGCTGTTTGTGCCTCCGGTGTTTGTCGTGAGCTACGCTAAAGAGCTTGGGAACGAGGATACCAAGTCGGCCCTGCTGCTCTCTATCCTGGGCTTCATAGACATTTTTGCACGGCCAACGTGTGGCGTGATCGCAGGACTGAAATGGGTGCGGCCTCGTTGCGTCTACCTCTTCAGCTTTGCTTTGATTTTCAATGGAACCACTGACCTCATCGGGTCACAG GCCAAGGACTATACATCGCTGGTGGTCTTCTGCATCTTCTTTGGCCTCTCCTATGGCATGGTGGGTGCACTTCAGTTTGAGGTTCTCATGGCAATAGTTGGTACTGAGAAGTTCTCCAGTGCGATCGGCCTTGTCCTACTCATGGAGGCCATTGCTGTGCTGGTGGGGCCCCCTGGTGCAG GTCGACTTCTTGATGCCACCAGGAATTACATGTATGTCTTCCTGCTGGCAGGGAGTGAGGTGGTCCTCTCAGCTGTGGTCCTGGCTACTTGTAACTTCCTGTTTACCAGAAAGAAGTCTTCAGAGCCAGCAGACAAGCTTGACAACATTACAGTGACAGATGTCAGCAAGACTGAGGtgtgcagtgatgcagaaatGAATGACATGGAGGAGAAAGGAACAAGAGAGGAGCAAGAGAAGGAGGTATTACATGAGTTAAtggagaaggagacagaaaaggagaaaatagaGGAGGTCAGGCCAGAGAGCGTAACGGTGGACAAACAAGAAGTGGAAAGGTTCTTGAAAGAGCCGCAACAAAATGGTGAAATGGCCGCCAATCCTGAAACATGCCTGTGA
- the csnk1da gene encoding casein kinase I — translation MELRVGNRYRLGRKIGSGSFGDIYLGTDISVGEEVAIKLECVKTKHPQLHIESKIYKMMQGGVGIPTIKWCGAEGDYNVMVMELLGPSLEDLFNFCSRKFSLKTVLLLADQMISRIEYIHSKNFIHRDVKPDNFLMGLGKKGNLVYIIDFGLAKKYRDARTHQHIPYRENKNLTGTARYASINTHLGIEQSRRDDLESLGYVLMYFNLGSLPWQGLKAATKRQKYERISEKKMSTPIEVLCKGYPSEFATYLNFCRSLRFDDKPDYSYLRQLFRNLFHRQGFSYDYVFDWNMLKFGANRAVEDAERERREREERLRHSRNPGARGMASASGRARAAQDVAAPSPLNPGSHTGLEKERKVSMRLHRGAPVNISSSDLTGRQDTSRMSTSQALSRVTPSGLQSAAPR, via the exons gtACTGATATTTCTGTTGGGGAGGAGGTGGCCATCAAGTTGGAATGTGTGAAGACCAAACACCCGCAGCTCCACATAGAGAGCAAAATCTACAAGATGATGCAAGGTGGAG TGGGTATTCCAACAATAAAGTGGTGTGGGGCCGAGGGCGACTACAATGTGATGGTGATGGAGCTGCTGGGGCCCAGTCTGGAGGATCTGTTCAACTTCTGCTCTCGAAAGTTCAGCCTCAAGACggtcctgctgctggctgaCCAGATG ATCAGCCGCATTGAATACATCCACTCCAAGAACTTCATCCACAGAGACGTGAAGCCGGACAACTTCCTAATGGGGCTGGGCAAGAAGGGCAACCTGGTCTACATCATCGACTTTGGCCTGGCCAAGAAATACCGCGATGCCCGAACTCACCAGCACATCCCTTATCGCGAGAATAAGAACCTGACTGGCACCGCCCGCTACGCCTCCATAAACACACATCTGGGCATCG AGCAGTCCAGAAGGGATGACTTGGAGTCTCTGGGCTATGTCCTCATGTACTTCAATCTGGGTTCTCTGCCCTGGCAAGGTCTCAAAGCTGCCACCAAGAGGCAGAAGTATGAACGCATCAGTGAGAAGAAAATGTCCACTCCCATTGAGGTCCTCTGCAAGGGCTACCCAT CCGAGTTTGCCACCTACCTGAACTTCTGTCGCTCTCTGCGGTTCGACGACAAACCCGACTACTCGTACCTTCGTCAGCTCTTCAGGAACCTCTTCCACAGACAGGGCTTCTCGTATGACTATGTCTTCGACTGGAATATGCTCAAGTTT ggcgCCAACAGGGCCGTGGAGGACGCAGAGCGGGAGCGTCGGGAACGGGAGGAGAGGCTGAGGCACAGCAGGAATCCCGGGGCCAGGGGCATGGCCTCGGCCTCGGGAAGAGCCAGGGCAGCTCAGGATGTCGCGGCCCCCTCACCACTCAACCCCGGCTCGCACACAG gtttggagaaggagaggaaggtgaGCATGCGTCTTCATCGCGGGGCGCCTGTCAACATCTCCTCCTCAGACCTGACTGGACGCCAGGACACGTCTCGCATGTCCACATCACAG GCTCTGTCCCGGGTCACACCCAGCGGCCTGCAGTCTGCAGCTCCACGGTGA